The DNA region GCGGCCAGTTGCGCCGCATGCTGCCGTTGTATCGCGGTCCATCTCCGGTTGGATGCAGCAACGCAAATGGGGATCGACGCAAGTTGGCATGCTTTCGGGAAAACGCCTACCATGCTCCCACGCATCTTAAGCTACAGGGGACTTGATGAAACCACTGCTTAACACTCCTGCCGACCATAGTCCGAACACGCAGCTCAGCATCGATGGCCAGCATGTTCCGATTCGATCGGGTGAACTGCTCATCGATGTCATCAATCTCTACGCGATGACTCATGACCGAAAGCCCGTTCCGCAGGTCTGCTACCTGTCGCAGATGGGACCGATCGAGACCTGCGACACCTGCATGGTCAAGGTCAATGGAGAGCTTGTCCGCGCCTGCGGCACGCGTGCCGTCGCGGGGATGGTCGTCGAGACGATGGGGGAGGCAGTCGATGTCGCGCAGCGCGAGGCCTTCGACCGTATCCTGCAAAACCACATGCTCTACTGCACGGTCTGCGACAACAACAACCAGAATTGCACCATCCATAACACCACCGCCGACCTTGACGTGAAACACCAGTCGCGCCCCTACACGCCCAAACCTTACCCGCAGGACCACTCCAATCCCTTCTACCGTTACGATCCCGACCAGTGCATTCTCTGTGGCCGTTGCGTCGAAGCCTGCCAGAACGTGCAGGTGAATGAGACGCTCACGATTGACTGGGAGAGTGATCATCCGCGCGTGCTTTGGGATGGCGGAGAAAAGATTGAAGGCTCCAGTTGCGTCTCCTGCGGTCACTGCGTGACGGTCTGCCCTTGCAATGCGCTCATGGAAAAATCCATGATTGGACATGCGGGGTATCTGACGAATCTTCCTACGCAGGTGCTCGACGACATGATCGATGTGGTCAAAGCCATCGAGCCTCCCATCGGCTACGGTCCCATTCTAGCGCTCTCTGAGGTGGAGTCGGAGATGCGCAATGCGCGGGTCAAGCGGACGAAGACCGTCTGCACCTACTGCGGTGTAGGTTGCAGCTTTGATGTGTGGACACGCGACCGCCACATCCTCAAGATCGAGCCGATGCATGGCCCTGCGAACGGCATCTCTACGTGCATCAAGGGGAAGTTTGCGTGGGATTTCACTAACTCCGATGATCGCCTAACTAAGCCGCTGCTGCGTCAGGGCGACACTTTTGTAGAGATCACCTGGGACGAAGCGCTCGACGTTATCGAGAAGAAGTTTACGCAGGTCAAAAAGGACCATGGCCCCGATGCGCTCGGCTTTATCGCCTCCTCCAAATGCACGAACGAGGAGAGCTATCTTATGCAGAAGCTCGCCCGTCAGGTCGTAGGGACAAACAACATCGACAACTGCTCGCGCTATTGCCAGACCCCCGCATCGAAGGGCCTGCAACGCACCGTCGGCTATGGTGCAGATTCGGGTTCTATCGCCGATATCGAGCAGGCTGCGCTTGTGGTCATTGTTGGCTCCAATACTTCGGAGAGCCACCCGGTCCTCGCCACTCGCATCAAGCGCTCGCACAAGCATCGCGGGCAGCGGCTCATCGTCGCCGATCTGCGCAAGCATGAGATGGCGGAGCGCGCCGATATCTTCATCCGCCCCAATCCTTCGACCGACGAGGTGTGGCTGTCTGCTGTTGCAAAATACATCCTCGACCATAATCTTCACGCCAAAGAATTCATCTCGCAGTGGGTGAACCACTTCGATGAGTACGCCAAATCTCTTGAGCCGTTTACTCTCGAATTCGCGGAGAAGACCACTGGGATTCCCCAGGCCACGCTCATCACGGTCGCCAACGAGATTGCCGCTGCGAAATCCGTTTGCATTCTGTGGGCCATGGGCGTGACGCAGCACTGCGGCGGCTCCGATACATCAACCTGCATCGCCAATTTGCTTCTGCTGACGGGTAACTTCATGCGCACCGGAACGGGAGCCTACCCGCTGCGCGGCCACAACAATGTGCAGGGTGCCAGTGATTTTGGCTCGATGCCGAACGTCTTCTCCGGCTACCAGCATGTGGACGATCCAAATGTCCGCGCCAAGTTCGAGGCCGACTGGGGCTGCACTCTTCCGACCACCAAGGGGCTCGATAACCACGAAATGATCGAGGCGATTCATCAGGGCAAGCTGCGTGTGCTCTACATCAAGGGAGAGGACACGATCACCTCGGACGCCAACGCCAATGATGTCGGCGAGGCCTTCCGCCAGCTTGAGTTCTTCGTCGTGCAGGACATCAACTTCTCCGAGACCTGCCGCTATGCCGACCTCGTCCTGCCAGCTAGCCCCTCGCTCGAAAAGGAGGGCACCTACGTCAGCACCGAGCGCCGCATTCAGCGTCTGTACAAGGCGCTCGAACCGCTGGGCGAATCCAAACCCGACTGGGAGATCATTCAGCTTATTGCCAATAAGCTCGGCGGCAACTGGAAGTACAAGCATCCCTCCGACGTTATGGACGAGGTGGCGCGGCTTACGCCATCGCTTGCCGGCGTCACCTACGAACGCCTCGAAGGCTACAAGTCGCTGCAGTGGCCGGTGGCCGCTGATGGCAGGGACACGCCGCTCTGCTACACCGAGAAATTTCCATTTCCCGATGGCAAGGCGCGGTTTTTTCCACTCGAATACCTCCCGCCTTCGGAAGAGGTCAATGCGACCTATGACCTGCATCTGAACAATGGTCGCCTGCTCGAACACTTCGAGCAGGGAAGCATGACCTACCGGTCCGCTGGAATCAAGGAGATCACGCCCCGTACGTTCGTCGAGGTTTCACCAGAACTGGCCGCCGAACGCGGCATTACCAGCGGCCGCCATGTTCAGCTCACGTCGCCCTATGGCAGAGTCCGCGTGCAGGTGCTGGTCACGGATCGTGTCGAGGGCAAGCAGCTCTACATGCCGATGAATTCGATCGAAGAGCCGGTCAATCTCCTCACCAGCAGCCATACGGATCGTGCGACTCACACGCCTGCCTTCAAGGAGACCTCGGTCAGCATGACGGTGCTTCCTGAACAGGGCGACAATCCGCTGCCGCGCAAGAACTTTCGCTACGGTACCCGCACTCCGCAGAGTGGGGTCGAGGTCGAGCGCAAGTGGGCTCGCGCTGACTACCGCATTCCAGGAAGCTCCCCCAGCGATAAGCTGGTCCAGATCAAATCAACAACGGTATAAAGCGGCTGCAGAGGAGTTCCTTATGTCCAATCCTATCGCCTTCAAACCCAAACCAGTCGATCCGCACCTCGAGCTGGAGCGCCGCCTCCATGCTGCTCCTCGCGAACATGCGGAGGCGCTGCTGGTCGTTTATGACATTCTTCAGGCCGCCCATGACAACGGCCTGCTCGACACCGCTCATGGTCTGATCAGCGCGCGCGACACCATCCTTGGCAAGCTTGCCGAGTACGCCAAAACCCCGGAGGGCGAGACTGGCATCCGTAACATTCTTGCCGCAGCTAAAGTTTTGGGTGCTCTCGATCCTGAGGTTCTCGACCGGTTGTCACGATCGATCGTCACGGCTTCGCATGAGCACGGAGAGGAGCAGAAGCCGCCGAGCCTTTGGCAGCTCTTCAAACGCACGAACTCTGAAGATAGCCGCCGCGGCCTCTCGTTCCTGACGCTTATGCTCGCGGGCTTGGGCAAATCGCTCAAGAGGCGATGACAATCCTGTATCAGGAGGGTCAAATTGTGCAGGAGGCGAAGATAGATAGAGTGGTATCTCCACTGCGCTTCGATCGAGATGACGTGGCTTGGCGAAACCAAAAGCAGGCCCTCCGCTTCGCGAAGGATGACAACTTTTTGATGGCTTCGGTCGTGATGGCGTGTTTTCTTCGCATGTGTGGACCGATGAAGATGGTTTCGCGGGAAAGGACTAAGCTTTTTACATGAGGGAGCGACGGCAGATCGTGGGGCTTTGGCGGCAGGGCGGGAGCGCTGTGCTGGTAACGCTGGTACGGGTTGCGGGGTCAAGCTATCGGCGGCCTGGAGCGCGATTGTTGATCGGTGCGGGTGGGGAGTACGCGGGGACGATCAGCGGGGGGTGTCTCGAAGCCGAGGTGACGCGCAAGGCGGCCTGGATGGTGCGCAATGGCGCGGTGGTGGAACAGTATTC from Edaphobacter paludis includes:
- the fdhF gene encoding formate dehydrogenase subunit alpha, with product MKPLLNTPADHSPNTQLSIDGQHVPIRSGELLIDVINLYAMTHDRKPVPQVCYLSQMGPIETCDTCMVKVNGELVRACGTRAVAGMVVETMGEAVDVAQREAFDRILQNHMLYCTVCDNNNQNCTIHNTTADLDVKHQSRPYTPKPYPQDHSNPFYRYDPDQCILCGRCVEACQNVQVNETLTIDWESDHPRVLWDGGEKIEGSSCVSCGHCVTVCPCNALMEKSMIGHAGYLTNLPTQVLDDMIDVVKAIEPPIGYGPILALSEVESEMRNARVKRTKTVCTYCGVGCSFDVWTRDRHILKIEPMHGPANGISTCIKGKFAWDFTNSDDRLTKPLLRQGDTFVEITWDEALDVIEKKFTQVKKDHGPDALGFIASSKCTNEESYLMQKLARQVVGTNNIDNCSRYCQTPASKGLQRTVGYGADSGSIADIEQAALVVIVGSNTSESHPVLATRIKRSHKHRGQRLIVADLRKHEMAERADIFIRPNPSTDEVWLSAVAKYILDHNLHAKEFISQWVNHFDEYAKSLEPFTLEFAEKTTGIPQATLITVANEIAAAKSVCILWAMGVTQHCGGSDTSTCIANLLLLTGNFMRTGTGAYPLRGHNNVQGASDFGSMPNVFSGYQHVDDPNVRAKFEADWGCTLPTTKGLDNHEMIEAIHQGKLRVLYIKGEDTITSDANANDVGEAFRQLEFFVVQDINFSETCRYADLVLPASPSLEKEGTYVSTERRIQRLYKALEPLGESKPDWEIIQLIANKLGGNWKYKHPSDVMDEVARLTPSLAGVTYERLEGYKSLQWPVAADGRDTPLCYTEKFPFPDGKARFFPLEYLPPSEEVNATYDLHLNNGRLLEHFEQGSMTYRSAGIKEITPRTFVEVSPELAAERGITSGRHVQLTSPYGRVRVQVLVTDRVEGKQLYMPMNSIEEPVNLLTSSHTDRATHTPAFKETSVSMTVLPEQGDNPLPRKNFRYGTRTPQSGVEVERKWARADYRIPGSSPSDKLVQIKSTTV
- a CDS encoding DUF1641 domain-containing protein, with the translated sequence MSNPIAFKPKPVDPHLELERRLHAAPREHAEALLVVYDILQAAHDNGLLDTAHGLISARDTILGKLAEYAKTPEGETGIRNILAAAKVLGALDPEVLDRLSRSIVTASHEHGEEQKPPSLWQLFKRTNSEDSRRGLSFLTLMLAGLGKSLKRR